A stretch of DNA from Synechococcus sp. UW179A:
GACTGAGCGTTAAGCGAGAGGATCCATCACCGCCGGATTCAAAGCAAAGTTATCATCAAGTGTGATCGCTGGATCCGAAATCAACCTGGCTTGTCTAGTGTTTTCGATAGTTAAAATATCTTTTTGTTGCGTTGATAACTCATCCATAAAACCGTCTGCTTTTTTGATCTGTTTTTTGCTCAGACCAGCGAGCTGATCATCTGTAAAAGCGCGAGCTTGTCGGCTATTTAATGCGTTAAGGGATTCGGACCTTAATCCAGAGATCGCGTCAGGAGCGATCTCTGAAAGATTTTTTGGCTTAAAGCTGGAAAGCTCTTCTGCATCGAGGGTCTTGAGTTGACCTTTCTGTAGCCCTGTTACTGCATCTTTTGAGAGTTTGCTGAGCTGACGCTTACCCATTGCTACAAAAACACTATCGCGCAGGACTGCTATTTGTTTCGAGGTGAATTTTTTAACGGCATTCGGCGAGAGATCTTCGAGTTGTTGACCTGATAAATGACCGACAAATTGTGTTGTATTTTTGAATCGTTTATTGTTTATTCCGGCAAGTTGATCGTCAGTAAAAGCGCGGACTTGGCGTTTTTTTAACGCATCAAGTGATTTGGGCTTTAGCCCAGAGATTGCCTCAATGGGAAACGCTTTAAGCATTCTTGGCTTAAAAGCTGATAGTTCAGCTCCAGAGAGGGTGCTAAGTTGCCTTTTTTGTAGGCCTGTTATCGCCTTTTTTGAGAGTTTTCTTAGTTGAGGCTCATCCATTGCTGAGAAGACGTGTCTGGAGAGTGCTGCAATTTGTTTTTTGGTGAATCCCTTAACAGCTTTCGGAGAGAGGCTAGAGAGTTGAGTTTTCGAGATGCATTTGATCGCATTAATGGGGATTTTTTTGATCTGATCTCGCGATAAAGTTGCAAAAGCTTGTGTAGTGAATGCTGCCATTTGTTCGCAGCTGATACTGGATATTGTGACTAGAGGGAAACTTCTTAGGGAATCAGCGTCATTCCCAACGATGTCTTGAATGGCATATTCATCATCTCCTTTTGTTGGATCATTGTAATCAACAGTGGCTGACTCACCAGTTGTAATCGGTGTGGTTAGGGTTAAAATGACAGTATTATCATCAACAGTTACATCAGCAACATCATTGGTGGCAGAACTCGTTGTGACTTCGAAATCTGATTGATTGGCTGTCGCAGAAGACAGCTCCTCGTCATAGGTGAGGATGACTTGTGTGCCTGCCGTATTAGTTTCAGCAGTCGATAATGTTGGTGCTATTGTGTCAGGAACGGTGGAGTTATTGGCGACTGATAAACCACTTAGAGAGGCGGCATCATTCCCAACGATGTCTTGAATGGAATTTACATCATCTCCAGTCGTTGGATCATTGTAAGTAATAGTGGTTTGCTGACCAGTTGTAACGGCTCTGTTCAGGGTTAAAATAACAGAGCTGCCATCAACAGTTACAGCTGTCACGGCATTTGCGGCAGAAGCTGTTGAGACCTCGAAATCTGATTGATTAGCTGTCGCAGAAGACAGCTCTTCATTGTAGGTGAGGATGATTTGTGTACCTTCTACATTGGTTTCAGCAGTGACAAGTCTTGGTGCTCGTGAATCATCAATAACAGTAATTTCTGCAGTATCACTATTGCTGGAGAAGTATTTCGTAGAGCTGACGTCAATGATCTGCAGGCCGCTGGTGTCGTCGGCGACGAAGGCGGTGTTTCCATAGGTAGAAAGGCTGACGCCATAGGCCCAGCTCGAAGTATTGAAGTTGCCCTTGAGTGATGGGTTGGTGGGATCACTGACATCGATGATGTCCA
This window harbors:
- a CDS encoding SwmB domain-containing protein, giving the protein GLDIIDVSDPTNPSLKGNFNTSGYARGVTLSADGNTAFVADGYSGLQIIDVSNPASPTLTTTLDTSGVANGVTLSADSDTAFVADGRHGLDIIDVSDPTNPSLKGNFNTSSWAYGVSLSTYGNTAFVADDTSGLQIIDVSSTKYFSSNSDTAEITVIDDSRAPRLVTAETNVEGTQIILTYNEELSSATANQSDFEVSTASAANAVTAVTVDGSSVILTLNRAVTTGQQTTITYNDPTTGDDVNSIQDIVGNDAASLSGLSVANNSTVPDTIAPTLSTAETNTAGTQVILTYDEELSSATANQSDFEVTTSSATNDVADVTVDDNTVILTLTTPITTGESATVDYNDPTKGDDEYAIQDIVGNDADSLRSFPLVTISSISCEQMAAFTTQAFATLSRDQIKKIPINAIKCISKTQLSSLSPKAVKGFTKKQIAALSRHVFSAMDEPQLRKLSKKAITGLQKRQLSTLSGAELSAFKPRMLKAFPIEAISGLKPKSLDALKKRQVRAFTDDQLAGINNKRFKNTTQFVGHLSGQQLEDLSPNAVKKFTSKQIAVLRDSVFVAMGKRQLSKLSKDAVTGLQKGQLKTLDAEELSSFKPKNLSEIAPDAISGLRSESLNALNSRQARAFTDDQLAGLSKKQIKKADGFMDELSTQQKDILTIENTRQARLISDPAITLDDNFALNPAVMDPLA